From the genome of Nicotiana sylvestris chromosome 2, ASM39365v2, whole genome shotgun sequence, one region includes:
- the LOC104212189 gene encoding uncharacterized protein yields MVGLRSGARNGSRKQTTETPVPVPIEINDSTDDKGLDARKFNFQDLATVTLTHTCSAVVTRPIAEKLSDLESFTIPCTIGNFAFAKALCDLGANINLMPLTIYKRLGIGRARPTSMLLQLADRTVKSPSAILDDVLVQVGKFVFPADFVILNCRVDEEIPIILGKPFLATGKALIYCETRELKMRLNDEDITFNVQKSMRRHSKFADYSLIDAVDVVLEEDDASLNIKDPLEACLMNLDEANGEDLAEWVLALEGQGFWKRELEFEPLHLDERKTPPAKPSIEDPPKLEVKSLPSHLRYAFLGPNSNLHVIISSRLLDVQA; encoded by the exons ATGGTAGGGCTTAGATCTGGAGCGAGAAATGGCTCGCGAAAGCAGACGACTGAGACACCGGTGCCAGTACCCATTGAGATAAATGATTCAACGG ATGATAAAGGACTTGATGCCCGCAAGTTCaacttccaagacttggccacggtTACACTGACTCATACCTGCAGTGCGGTTGTAACGAGACCCATAGCTGAGAAGTTGTCTGACCTAGAGAGTTTCACAATCCCTTGCACAATAGGCAACTTTGCATTTGCTAAGGCACTGTGTGATCTGGGAGCAAACATAAACCTTATGCCACTAACTATCTACAAAAGGCTaggcattggaagagctagacccacgtcTATGCTACTACAACTGGCTGATCGAACTGTGAAAAGCCCCTCCGCGATTCTAGATGATGTATTGGTGCAGGTTGGGAAGTTTGTGTTCCCAGCAGATTTTGTCATCCTTAATTGTCGGGTTGACgaggaaattcccataattttgggaaaaCCATTCTTGGCCACTGGGAAAGCTCTAATTTATTGTGAAACTAGAGAGCTCAAAATGAGATTAAACGATGAAGATATAACATTCAACGTACAGAAATCTATGCGCAGACACAGTAAATTTGCCGATTACTCTCTAATAGATGCGGTGGATGTAGTGTTGGAGGAGGACGATGCATCATTGAACATTAAAGACCCTCTAGAAGCTTGTCTCATGAACTTAGATGAAGCTAATGGTGAAGACTTGGCAGAGTGGGTACTTGCTCTTGAAGGCCAAGGTTTTTGGAAAAGGGAGCTTGAATTTGAGCCTTTGCACTTGGATGAAAGAAaaactcctccagctaagccatcAATAGAAGATCCACCAAAGCTGGAAGTTAAGTCATTGCCATCTCATCTTAGGTATGCATTCTTAGGACCTAACTCAAACCTTCATGTTATTATCTCATCCAgattgttagatgtgcaggcataa